A genomic stretch from Marinimicrobium sp. C6131 includes:
- a CDS encoding chorismate--pyruvate lyase family protein: MTQDIPVLRANRPVAGGFAPGSQAPRWRPASQGRLGTWPAALRPWLRDQGSLTAKLMAFSQGAFRVRVLRQGLARPDVSERRCLGVGPGRWVLVREVILMGKGESWVFARSLLPLSSLKGRLRQLRQLNTRPLGGFLFRQPDLEREPMEISRLMPGQRYVPPSLQQGQTLWGRRSVFRLEGRPLLVSEVFLPAFVERVSL, from the coding sequence TTGACACAGGATATTCCAGTATTGCGGGCCAACCGCCCGGTGGCCGGTGGGTTTGCGCCCGGATCGCAGGCGCCACGGTGGCGTCCGGCCAGCCAGGGGCGACTGGGTACCTGGCCGGCTGCCCTGAGGCCCTGGCTGCGGGATCAGGGCTCTCTGACGGCCAAACTGATGGCTTTCAGTCAGGGGGCGTTCCGGGTCCGCGTGCTGCGCCAGGGGTTGGCCCGGCCGGACGTGTCCGAGCGCCGGTGCCTGGGGGTCGGCCCCGGCCGCTGGGTACTGGTGCGGGAAGTCATCCTGATGGGAAAAGGCGAATCCTGGGTATTTGCCCGCAGCCTGCTGCCCCTGAGCAGCCTCAAGGGGCGATTGCGTCAATTGCGTCAGTTGAACACCCGGCCGCTGGGAGGCTTTCTGTTCCGTCAGCCGGACCTGGAGCGCGAGCCAATGGAAATCAGCCGGCTGATGCCCGGCCAGCGTTATGTGCCACCGTCGTTGCAGCAGGGGCAGACACTCTGGGGGAGACGGTCCGTCTTTCGCCTGGAGGGGCGCCCGCTGCTGGTCAGTGAAGTGTTTTTGCCTGCCTTTGTGGAGCGTGTGAGTCTATGA
- a CDS encoding dicarboxylate/amino acid:cation symporter, protein MTLTKRILLAMILGVGTGVLIHLIAPSEDHFLRAWLARGLFDGIGQVFIASLTLLVVPLVFVSLVCGSAALGGHSRMGALAIKTIGLYLATTAVAITLALGIGQLVKPGEGIDMPGEVEEFEVADKPSLKDTLVGIFPSNPVEAMAEGNMLQIIVFALLLGIAISRSEHKASHYMQEFFGHLNTVVLKLVMILMHLAPYGVFCLLAKLFADLGWSAIADLALYFFTLLFVLLLQGLGVYSLLLKLLTGLNPAIFLRKMRSVMVFGFSTASSNATIPVTLRTVEQDLGVDNRVASFSVPLGATINMDGTAIMQGVATAFIAQVYGIDIGLMGYLMVVLTATLASIGTAGVPGVGMITLAMVLQQAGLPVEGVALIIGVDRLLDMVRTAVNVTGDAMVSTVVANSEKLLDRTQFERPVSAED, encoded by the coding sequence ATGACCCTGACCAAACGCATTCTGCTCGCCATGATTCTCGGTGTCGGCACGGGGGTACTGATCCACCTGATCGCGCCCTCCGAGGATCATTTTCTGCGCGCCTGGCTGGCCCGGGGTCTGTTCGACGGCATCGGCCAGGTGTTTATCGCCTCGCTGACCCTGTTGGTGGTTCCGCTGGTGTTCGTCTCGCTGGTGTGCGGTAGCGCCGCGCTGGGAGGGCACAGCCGCATGGGCGCCCTGGCGATCAAGACCATTGGCCTCTACCTGGCCACCACGGCGGTGGCCATTACCCTCGCCCTGGGCATTGGGCAACTGGTGAAACCGGGGGAAGGCATTGACATGCCCGGTGAAGTCGAGGAGTTTGAAGTCGCCGACAAGCCGTCCCTGAAAGACACCCTGGTAGGCATCTTCCCCAGTAACCCGGTGGAGGCCATGGCCGAGGGCAACATGCTGCAGATCATTGTCTTTGCCCTGCTGCTCGGCATCGCCATCTCCCGCAGTGAGCACAAAGCCTCCCACTACATGCAGGAATTTTTCGGGCACCTGAACACGGTGGTCCTGAAGCTGGTGATGATTCTGATGCACCTGGCGCCCTACGGTGTCTTCTGTCTGCTCGCCAAACTGTTTGCCGATCTGGGCTGGAGCGCCATCGCCGACCTGGCCCTGTACTTTTTTACCCTGCTGTTTGTGTTGCTCTTACAGGGGCTGGGGGTTTACAGCCTGTTGCTCAAGCTGCTCACTGGCCTGAATCCGGCGATTTTTCTGCGCAAGATGCGCTCGGTGATGGTGTTCGGTTTCAGTACCGCCTCCAGCAATGCGACCATACCCGTTACCCTGCGTACGGTGGAACAGGATCTTGGGGTGGACAACCGGGTGGCCTCATTTTCGGTGCCGCTGGGTGCCACCATCAATATGGATGGCACCGCCATCATGCAGGGCGTTGCGACAGCGTTTATCGCCCAGGTGTACGGTATCGATATTGGCCTGATGGGTTATCTGATGGTGGTGCTGACCGCGACCCTGGCGTCGATCGGGACCGCCGGGGTACCCGGCGTCGGGATGATCACCCTGGCGATGGTGTTGCAGCAGGCCGGCCTGCCGGTGGAAGGCGTCGCACTGATCATCGGGGTGGACCGGCTGCTGGATATGGTGCGTACTGCGGTCAATGTGACCGGTGATGCGATGGTATCGACGGTCGTTGCGAACAGCGAAAAGCTGCTGGATCGCACGCAGTTTGAGCGTCCGGTGTCCGCCGAAGACTGA
- a CDS encoding acyl-CoA thioesterase, giving the protein MTDTLPPEPNFSCDIPLRWGDMDAFGHVNNTLYLRYCEEARFQWLSRAGITLAADSYPVVVTVGCTFLRPVVYPATIRIDCYAAKPGRSSFVAYYKLYTTDNLEQPCAEAHSKVVWVGADGKSRPLPEAVRAWFAS; this is encoded by the coding sequence ATGACAGACACCCTGCCCCCAGAGCCCAATTTTTCCTGTGACATCCCGCTGCGCTGGGGGGATATGGATGCGTTCGGGCATGTCAATAACACGCTGTATCTGCGCTATTGTGAGGAGGCCCGTTTCCAGTGGTTGTCCCGGGCGGGGATCACACTGGCGGCGGACAGTTACCCGGTGGTGGTCACGGTTGGCTGTACCTTTCTGCGCCCGGTGGTCTACCCGGCGACCATCCGCATCGACTGCTATGCGGCGAAGCCAGGCCGGTCCAGCTTTGTGGCCTATTACAAGCTGTACACCACGGACAACCTGGAACAACCGTGCGCCGAAGCCCATTCCAAGGTGGTCTGGGTCGGTGCCGACGGTAAATCCCGCCCGTTGCCCGAGGCCGTTCGGGCGTGGTTTGCGTCCTGA
- a CDS encoding 2-keto-4-pentenoate hydratase: protein MLNPSGIAKAARILAERRRSGVQAERLPKDCRPEDLESALAIQAAVTRDLGAHIGGWKCLEPPPGRLVVAPIHAEDIHRGVPVSVWAPEGFARIEPELAFVLGRDLPPRDYPYRNSEVDQAIAHTHLVLELIHSRYADPAEVAFPEMLADGLLNQGLFIGPEVDPELALEASELPITLHTRSAGPERHQGRHPNTHPRAPLYWLVEFLRSRGKGLKAGEIIITGSYAGVLEAPMEEPVRVQFGELGEISVSFKARIQA from the coding sequence ATGTTGAACCCGTCAGGGATCGCCAAGGCGGCCCGTATTCTGGCAGAGCGACGTCGCAGTGGTGTTCAGGCGGAACGCCTGCCCAAGGACTGTCGCCCCGAGGATCTCGAGTCTGCCCTCGCCATTCAGGCGGCGGTCACCCGGGATCTGGGGGCACACATCGGTGGCTGGAAATGCCTCGAGCCGCCGCCGGGCCGCCTGGTCGTGGCGCCGATTCATGCGGAGGATATTCACCGGGGCGTTCCGGTTTCCGTGTGGGCACCAGAGGGCTTTGCCCGCATTGAGCCGGAGTTGGCCTTTGTCCTGGGGCGGGATCTGCCGCCGAGGGATTATCCCTACCGGAATAGCGAGGTGGATCAGGCCATCGCCCACACCCATCTTGTGCTCGAACTGATCCACAGCCGTTACGCCGACCCGGCTGAGGTGGCGTTTCCGGAAATGTTGGCGGACGGTCTGCTGAATCAGGGGTTGTTCATTGGTCCGGAAGTGGATCCGGAGCTGGCTCTGGAGGCGAGTGAGTTACCGATCACGCTGCACACCCGTAGTGCCGGCCCCGAGCGTCATCAGGGCCGTCATCCCAATACCCATCCACGCGCCCCGTTGTATTGGCTGGTCGAGTTTTTACGCAGCCGGGGAAAAGGGCTGAAAGCCGGCGAGATCATCATTACCGGTTCTTATGCCGGTGTGCTTGAAGCGCCGATGGAAGAGCCGGTACGGGTTCAGTTCGGTGAGCTGGGCGAGATCAGCGTATCGTTCAAGGCGCGCATTCAGGCGTGA
- a CDS encoding HDOD domain-containing protein yields the protein MPLPTSVESLLNSQNIHYDLATAPVDANNQPLWHDQHLRNVGAAKAVLLEDEKGRILAVISADTLLDLNAVNRQMDRELRATNQDAVRQFCDTYSLQSVPALPKLAGLPTLVDKQLLRRESLLLDSGDDTQLLHINRDDFQQVLEDAIICDIATPLDPLEVDISAERDEEQILGAVRNFTQLRIRQRLEETLELPPLSETAQRIINLRVDPNADISDLAQVVETDPSLAAQVVSWAASPYYSAPGKIKSIHDAIVRVLGFDMVLNLALGLALGRSLSIPKDGPEGYLGYWQKSVYMAATIEGLVTAIPREQRPTFGMAYLSGLLHNFGFLILAELFPPYFSQYCRMTEANPHSTHQPIERHLLGVTREQLASTLMSLWSMPEEVVVALRHQNNPRYQGEHHQYAKLIYVAERLLLQQGVGLGPKLEIPASVFADLHLDPDKAQATVINVMESLDDLDHIALQLSPR from the coding sequence GTGCCGCTACCCACCAGCGTCGAGTCTTTGCTGAACAGCCAAAATATCCACTATGACCTGGCCACCGCGCCGGTGGATGCCAACAACCAACCCCTGTGGCACGACCAGCACCTGCGCAATGTCGGAGCGGCCAAAGCGGTGTTGCTGGAAGATGAAAAAGGCCGCATTCTCGCGGTGATATCCGCCGACACCTTGCTCGATCTGAATGCCGTCAATCGTCAGATGGACCGGGAGTTGCGGGCCACCAATCAGGACGCGGTCCGCCAGTTCTGCGATACCTACAGTCTGCAGTCGGTACCCGCGCTTCCCAAGCTGGCCGGCCTTCCCACGCTGGTGGATAAACAGCTGCTGCGCCGGGAAAGTCTGTTACTCGACTCCGGTGACGACACCCAGTTGCTGCACATCAACCGGGATGATTTTCAGCAGGTTCTGGAAGATGCCATCATCTGTGATATCGCCACACCTCTGGACCCACTGGAAGTGGATATCAGTGCGGAGCGGGATGAGGAACAGATCCTCGGCGCGGTGCGCAACTTTACGCAACTGCGCATCCGGCAGCGCCTGGAAGAAACGTTGGAGTTGCCGCCGTTGTCCGAGACCGCACAGCGGATCATCAACCTGCGCGTGGACCCCAACGCCGACATCAGCGATCTGGCTCAGGTGGTGGAAACCGACCCGAGCCTGGCGGCTCAGGTGGTGAGTTGGGCCGCCTCGCCCTATTATTCCGCACCGGGTAAAATCAAATCCATCCACGATGCCATTGTTCGGGTACTGGGCTTTGATATGGTGCTCAACCTGGCGTTGGGGCTTGCTCTGGGAAGAAGCCTGAGTATCCCCAAAGACGGCCCGGAGGGTTACCTGGGTTACTGGCAGAAGTCGGTGTACATGGCGGCCACCATTGAAGGGCTGGTCACGGCCATTCCCCGGGAGCAACGGCCCACGTTTGGCATGGCTTACCTGTCCGGTCTGTTGCACAACTTCGGATTTCTGATTCTCGCGGAGCTGTTTCCGCCCTACTTCAGTCAGTACTGTCGGATGACGGAAGCCAATCCGCACAGCACTCACCAGCCGATCGAACGGCACCTGTTGGGCGTGACCCGCGAGCAGCTTGCCAGTACTCTCATGTCTCTCTGGTCCATGCCGGAAGAGGTGGTCGTTGCGTTGCGTCACCAGAACAATCCCCGCTATCAGGGCGAGCACCACCAGTACGCCAAACTGATTTATGTGGCCGAGCGGTTGCTGCTTCAGCAGGGCGTAGGGTTGGGGCCGAAACTGGAAATCCCGGCGTCGGTCTTTGCCGACCTGCACCTCGATCCGGACAAGGCCCAGGCCACGGTCATCAATGTGATGGAGTCCCTGGACGATCTGGACCATATTGCTTTACAGCTCAGCCCCCGCTAA
- the recG gene encoding ATP-dependent DNA helicase RecG, with protein MTKDPANLDQVSVTALKGVGGKLAEKLGKLGIHTLQDLLFHLPLRYLDRTRVTPIGALQPNVNAVIEGEIRAVDVVYGRRRSLVCRLQDGSGTTTLRFYHFSGAQKQRLAPGTRLRCFGESRRGASGLEFYHPEYEFLDGADAVTLDDRLTPVYPATEGLTQQRIRALANQALTFLDQHPLTELLPEELRRELDQVPLADALRYLHAPPREADVARLMEGTHPYQQRLAFEELLAHHLSLLVLRQQTQSEGAPSLAPDPALHKRFLSQLPFQLTGAQQRVSREIAEDLVKPVPMLRLVQGDVGSGKTLVAALAALTAVASGYQAAIMAPTEILAEQHRNNFGAWLEPLGIELGWLTGRLTVARRREQLARLASGEAKVVVGTHALFQEEVEFANLGLVIIDEQHRFGVHQRLELRQKGSHRGLRPHQLIMTATPIPRTLAMSAYADLDTSVIDELPPGRTPVTTVVISEQRRPEVIERVSRACEQGRQAYWVCTLIEESETLAAQAAEATAENLAVALPHLRVGLVHGRLKAKEKEAVMAAFKAAELDLLVATTVIEVGVDVPNASLMIIENPERLGLAQLHQLRGRVGRGSEASHCVLLYGSPLSRQSRERLGVMRDSSDGFVIAERDLELRGPGEVLGTRQTGEMQFRIADLQRDAHLLSRVQEGAHGLMHRHPALCNAIMDRWLGDNRRYFQV; from the coding sequence GTGACCAAGGACCCGGCCAACCTGGATCAAGTCTCCGTCACGGCGCTGAAAGGGGTGGGCGGCAAGCTGGCCGAGAAGCTCGGCAAGCTGGGTATCCACACGCTTCAGGATCTGCTGTTCCACCTGCCGTTGCGCTATCTGGACCGCACCCGGGTGACTCCCATCGGCGCCCTGCAACCCAATGTCAATGCGGTGATTGAGGGTGAGATTCGCGCGGTGGATGTGGTCTACGGACGCCGTCGCAGCCTGGTCTGTCGGCTGCAGGATGGTTCGGGCACCACCACCTTGCGCTTCTATCACTTCTCCGGTGCCCAGAAGCAGCGCCTGGCACCGGGCACCCGCCTGCGCTGTTTCGGGGAGAGTCGCCGGGGCGCCTCGGGTCTGGAGTTCTATCACCCGGAGTATGAATTTCTCGACGGTGCCGACGCGGTGACTCTGGATGACCGGCTGACGCCGGTGTATCCCGCCACCGAAGGACTTACCCAGCAGCGTATCCGTGCCCTGGCCAACCAGGCTCTGACCTTTCTCGATCAACACCCGCTGACCGAGCTGTTGCCGGAGGAACTGCGCCGGGAACTGGATCAGGTACCCTTGGCCGATGCGCTGCGCTACCTGCATGCGCCCCCCCGGGAGGCGGATGTGGCGAGGTTGATGGAGGGCACCCACCCTTACCAGCAGCGGCTGGCGTTTGAAGAATTGCTGGCCCACCATCTGAGTCTGTTGGTTCTGCGTCAGCAGACCCAGTCCGAGGGGGCGCCATCGCTCGCCCCGGACCCGGCGTTGCACAAGCGGTTTTTGAGCCAGTTGCCCTTTCAGCTCACGGGCGCGCAGCAGCGGGTCAGCCGTGAGATTGCCGAAGATCTGGTCAAGCCCGTACCCATGTTGCGTCTGGTCCAGGGGGATGTCGGCTCGGGCAAAACCCTGGTGGCGGCCCTGGCGGCGCTGACTGCGGTGGCCAGTGGCTACCAGGCGGCGATCATGGCACCGACGGAAATTCTGGCCGAGCAGCACCGCAACAACTTTGGCGCCTGGCTTGAGCCTTTGGGGATAGAGCTCGGCTGGCTGACCGGACGCCTTACCGTCGCCCGGCGCCGGGAACAACTGGCCCGACTGGCCAGCGGCGAGGCAAAAGTGGTGGTGGGCACCCATGCCCTGTTTCAGGAGGAAGTCGAATTTGCCAACCTGGGGTTGGTCATTATCGATGAACAGCATCGCTTCGGGGTGCATCAACGCCTGGAGCTGCGACAGAAGGGCAGCCACCGCGGGTTGCGCCCGCACCAGTTGATCATGACCGCCACACCCATCCCCCGGACCCTGGCGATGAGTGCCTACGCCGATCTGGACACCTCGGTCATCGATGAGCTGCCCCCGGGCCGTACGCCGGTGACCACGGTCGTGATCAGTGAGCAGCGCCGTCCGGAAGTGATTGAGCGGGTCAGCCGAGCCTGTGAGCAGGGTCGTCAGGCTTACTGGGTATGTACCCTCATCGAAGAATCGGAAACCCTGGCCGCCCAGGCTGCGGAGGCCACGGCGGAGAATCTGGCGGTGGCTCTGCCGCACTTGCGTGTGGGGTTGGTGCACGGTCGACTCAAGGCCAAGGAAAAAGAAGCGGTGATGGCGGCGTTCAAGGCGGCGGAGCTGGATCTGCTGGTGGCCACCACCGTGATCGAGGTGGGCGTGGATGTGCCCAACGCCAGCTTGATGATCATCGAAAATCCCGAGCGACTCGGGCTGGCCCAGTTGCACCAGTTGCGCGGTCGGGTGGGGCGCGGCTCCGAGGCCAGTCACTGCGTTTTGCTGTACGGCTCGCCGCTATCGCGGCAGAGCCGGGAGCGGTTGGGCGTGATGCGGGACTCCAGTGACGGGTTTGTGATCGCCGAGCGGGATCTGGAGCTTCGTGGCCCCGGTGAGGTGTTGGGCACACGGCAGACCGGGGAAATGCAGTTCCGGATAGCGGATCTGCAGCGCGATGCCCATCTGTTGTCGCGGGTCCAGGAAGGTGCCCACGGGCTGATGCATCGCCACCCGGCACTGTGCAATGCCATCATGGATCGTTGGCTGGGGGATAACCGGCGGTATTTTCAGGTGTGA
- a CDS encoding hydrogen peroxide-inducible genes activator: MTLTELRYIVTLAQEQHFGRAAERCFVSQPTLSIAVKKLEEELGVALFERSKSRVQATPLGEKIVAQANLVLEQTAAIKDIANAGKDQLSSPLHVGAIFTIGPYLLPHFIPELQKIASKMPLYVEEGYTATLRQKLRKGELDVIIVALPFTEADVVTQPLFDEPFVVLMPHDHPLAEKEAIHPDELDAENVLLLGEGHCFRDQVLATCPNLQSSMDDPHSRIRTAAEGSSLETLRHMVASGLGITILPMSAAVTANYSNNMLVTRPFTQPAPSRTVALAWRASFPRYKAIEALRKAINMCRLTDAE; this comes from the coding sequence ATGACCTTAACAGAACTGCGTTATATCGTAACCCTCGCTCAGGAACAGCATTTCGGTCGTGCGGCCGAGCGCTGTTTTGTCAGTCAGCCGACCCTCAGTATCGCGGTCAAGAAACTGGAGGAAGAGCTGGGGGTTGCCCTGTTCGAACGGTCCAAGTCCCGGGTCCAGGCCACGCCTTTGGGGGAGAAGATCGTCGCCCAGGCCAATCTGGTACTGGAACAGACCGCCGCCATCAAGGATATCGCCAACGCTGGCAAAGACCAACTGAGCAGCCCCCTGCATGTGGGGGCCATTTTTACCATCGGCCCCTACCTGTTACCGCACTTTATCCCCGAACTGCAGAAAATTGCCAGCAAAATGCCGCTGTACGTGGAAGAGGGTTACACCGCGACTTTGCGCCAGAAATTACGCAAGGGTGAACTGGATGTGATCATCGTGGCCCTGCCGTTTACCGAGGCGGACGTGGTGACCCAGCCACTGTTCGATGAACCCTTCGTCGTGTTGATGCCCCACGATCATCCGCTGGCCGAAAAGGAAGCGATCCACCCCGACGAGCTGGACGCCGAGAATGTCCTGCTGCTCGGTGAGGGACACTGTTTCCGGGATCAGGTATTGGCGACCTGCCCGAACCTGCAGTCTTCCATGGACGACCCCCACAGCCGCATCCGCACTGCCGCCGAGGGCAGCTCTCTGGAGACTCTGCGTCACATGGTGGCCTCCGGGTTGGGGATCACGATTCTGCCCATGTCCGCGGCGGTCACGGCCAACTACTCCAATAACATGTTGGTGACTCGCCCCTTCACCCAGCCGGCGCCGAGTCGCACCGTGGCGCTGGCCTGGCGGGCCAGCTTCCCCCGCTACAAAGCCATTGAGGCGCTGCGTAAAGCCATCAACATGTGCCGTCTGACCGACGCCGAGTAA
- a CDS encoding SDR family oxidoreductase → MIEDAKVNSQKLLIVGCGDLGRRLAKRMAPLGYRVTGLRRRPPADTGSLHYRAVDTADAVALEQVLAEGFDVIVVTMTPSERGDEGYRRAYVQTCEHLIAGLSATGMAPRLILYVSSTGVYGQNNGEWVDERSPTQPNRASGERLLEAEQIIARSGFEHCTVRFSGIYGPGRDRMQTLVRQGRATLSGRYTNRIHADDCAGVMAHLIERHRQGLPIESLYLASDDEPAPMAEVVNWLAMQMKVDQARFAPDDGGLGKRCDNRRLKADGYEFRYPSYREGYEALLSDSR, encoded by the coding sequence ATGATCGAAGACGCAAAGGTAAATAGCCAGAAACTATTGATTGTCGGTTGCGGCGATCTGGGCCGCCGCCTGGCGAAACGCATGGCACCCTTGGGGTACCGGGTTACCGGTCTGCGCCGCCGGCCTCCCGCCGACACCGGGAGCCTCCATTACCGGGCGGTGGATACCGCCGATGCGGTCGCCCTTGAGCAGGTTCTGGCCGAGGGCTTTGACGTGATTGTGGTGACCATGACCCCCTCGGAGCGCGGCGATGAAGGCTACCGCCGGGCCTATGTGCAGACCTGCGAGCACCTGATAGCCGGGCTGAGCGCCACCGGGATGGCGCCCCGTCTGATTCTGTATGTTTCCAGCACCGGCGTTTACGGCCAGAACAACGGTGAGTGGGTGGATGAGCGCAGCCCGACCCAACCAAACCGCGCCAGCGGCGAGCGCCTGCTGGAGGCCGAACAGATCATTGCCCGGAGTGGATTCGAGCACTGCACTGTGCGCTTTAGCGGCATTTATGGCCCCGGCCGGGACCGGATGCAGACGCTGGTGCGCCAGGGCCGCGCCACCCTGAGCGGTCGCTACACCAACCGCATTCACGCCGATGACTGCGCCGGGGTGATGGCGCACCTGATTGAGCGCCATCGCCAGGGGCTGCCCATCGAGTCACTGTATCTGGCGAGCGACGACGAGCCCGCCCCCATGGCGGAAGTGGTCAATTGGCTGGCCATGCAGATGAAAGTGGATCAGGCGCGCTTTGCCCCGGATGACGGCGGCCTCGGGAAGCGCTGCGACAATCGCCGGCTCAAAGCCGACGGCTACGAATTCCGGTATCCAAGCTACCGCGAAGGGTATGAGGCGTTACTCAGTGACTCTCGATAG
- the recQ gene encoding DNA helicase RecQ, with the protein MQNPQDILQHVFGYHDFRGQQERIVNAVIEGQDALVLMPTGGGKSLCYQIPALARSGTGIVISPLIALMQDQVTALRELGVRAGFLNSTLAWPDVVDTERALLSGELDLLYIAPERLIQPRTLDLLHQANIALFAIDEAHCVAQWGHDFRADYLRLELLHNEFPQVPRIALTATADMRTREEIIERLQLSEARQFIVGFDRPNIQYRIQQKDNPRRQLLGFLKDEYPQQAGIVYCLSRKKVEQTAEWLQKEGFNALPYHAGLPGNLRETHQSRFLREDGIIMVATIAFGMGIDKPDVRFVAHLDLPKSIEAYYQETGRAGRDGQPATALLLYGLEDVVKLRQMMGGSEGNEQFKRQEQQRLSAMLGLCEVTSCRRQILLRYFGDALDEPCGNCDTCLTPPQTWDATEAVQKALSCVYRTGQRFGATHIVDVLRGSSNEKVLTQGHDKLSTYGIGQDMSADEWRAVLRQLVAAGYLDVDPEGFGGLQLTESCRPILRGEQRVHLRRDIRTRKPTSTRTARRPDADIAEADRPLWEALRACRRRLAEEHGVPPYVIFHDVTLRDMLERRPQTPGELLDVSGVGDSKLERFGADFLEVLQGTPEAVEHAQ; encoded by the coding sequence ATGCAGAACCCTCAGGACATTCTTCAGCACGTCTTCGGCTATCACGACTTTCGCGGCCAACAGGAACGCATCGTCAACGCCGTTATCGAAGGCCAGGACGCCCTTGTGCTCATGCCCACCGGCGGCGGCAAATCCCTCTGTTATCAGATTCCCGCCCTCGCCCGATCGGGCACCGGTATCGTCATTTCCCCCCTGATCGCCCTGATGCAAGACCAGGTGACCGCCCTGCGGGAGCTCGGTGTGCGCGCCGGCTTTCTGAACTCCACCCTCGCCTGGCCCGATGTCGTGGACACCGAGCGGGCCCTGCTCAGCGGCGAACTCGACCTGCTCTACATCGCCCCCGAGCGCCTCATCCAGCCGCGCACCCTTGATCTTCTGCACCAGGCCAACATCGCCCTGTTTGCGATCGATGAAGCCCACTGCGTGGCTCAATGGGGGCACGATTTCCGTGCCGACTACCTGCGTCTGGAACTGCTGCACAACGAATTCCCCCAGGTACCGCGCATCGCCCTGACCGCCACGGCGGATATGCGCACCCGGGAGGAGATCATCGAGCGGTTGCAGCTGAGTGAGGCCCGGCAATTCATCGTCGGCTTTGATCGGCCCAACATTCAGTACCGGATTCAGCAGAAAGACAACCCGCGCCGCCAATTGCTGGGCTTTCTCAAAGACGAGTACCCCCAGCAGGCGGGTATCGTCTATTGCCTGTCCCGCAAAAAAGTAGAACAGACCGCCGAGTGGTTGCAGAAGGAAGGGTTCAACGCCCTGCCTTACCACGCGGGCCTGCCGGGCAACCTGCGGGAGACCCACCAGAGCCGATTTCTGCGAGAGGACGGCATCATCATGGTGGCCACCATCGCCTTCGGCATGGGCATCGATAAACCCGATGTGCGTTTTGTCGCCCACCTGGATCTGCCCAAAAGCATTGAAGCCTACTACCAGGAAACCGGCCGGGCCGGACGCGATGGCCAGCCCGCCACGGCCCTGCTGCTTTATGGGCTGGAAGATGTGGTCAAACTGCGCCAGATGATGGGTGGCTCCGAGGGTAATGAACAGTTCAAACGCCAGGAGCAGCAGCGCCTGAGCGCCATGCTGGGCCTGTGTGAAGTCACCAGTTGCCGACGCCAGATTCTGCTGCGCTATTTTGGCGATGCGCTGGATGAGCCCTGCGGCAATTGCGACACCTGCCTGACGCCGCCCCAGACCTGGGATGCCACCGAGGCGGTGCAGAAGGCGCTGTCCTGTGTGTACCGCACCGGCCAACGCTTCGGCGCCACCCATATCGTCGATGTGCTCCGGGGCAGCAGCAATGAGAAAGTGTTGACCCAAGGGCACGACAAGTTGTCCACCTACGGTATTGGTCAGGATATGAGCGCGGATGAGTGGCGGGCCGTGTTGCGCCAACTGGTCGCGGCCGGTTATCTGGATGTGGACCCGGAAGGCTTTGGTGGGCTGCAACTGACCGAGAGCTGCCGGCCGATCCTGCGCGGCGAGCAGCGGGTGCACCTGCGCCGGGATATCCGCACCCGCAAGCCGACCAGTACCCGCACCGCCCGTCGCCCCGATGCCGACATTGCCGAGGCGGATCGCCCTCTGTGGGAGGCGTTACGCGCCTGCCGTCGCCGGCTGGCGGAAGAGCACGGGGTGCCTCCCTATGTCATTTTCCACGATGTCACCTTGCGGGATATGTTGGAGCGACGTCCCCAGACCCCGGGTGAACTGCTCGACGTCAGCGGTGTGGGGGACAGCAAGCTGGAGCGCTTTGGCGCCGACTTCCTCGAGGTACTCCAGGGGACCCCTGAGGCTGTGGAGCACGCCCAGTGA